A window of the Butyricimonas faecalis genome harbors these coding sequences:
- a CDS encoding fimbrial protein, which produces MLNTRKILYWAVTAVCCGLLPFGCVKEDAASLGERHDVAVRLNVGTRAVSETDGTPAGAESAIHTLRVYAFVGGRPAGHYFTNNVTDLPHTFFMDLTFYSTTTQQMDFYVVANEGAMRTQGSEAPASLSETTSENQLNDFWFTELRDITTYGLPMFCKLSATLDFTKVSDKTPTDPNHAGHTLIESDIKFELQRPMGKLGVFAAKPRGETGELRITGLTMLSSGTLTRNYLMPQSDETLKNITSISGDFPLKVIEDAVTAELANNITDEQRKDPKNYTPVLNAPYYPFENPWGSNTWNVPGDEKGNVLQIEYEYDGAARTGLVYLPPIERNHYYTVCCLMHNDGKITVEYTVADWEGETYPIEFNYPSYDNPIAPWVGSSLPEGGKYPQPEVYYNPDKTSALGSYSFSFKMTAPAGQKWTPTLLDNPGKFEVSVYQNETEITDADMWVASPEAYEIRVRALSAENVGETVSLGISYRPSWLGDDETSMLLINGLTGNLKWEGSTLAETIVIRQVEVPQTQN; this is translated from the coding sequence ATGCTGAATACAAGAAAAATATTATATTGGGCGGTTACAGCGGTATGCTGTGGCTTGTTGCCTTTCGGGTGTGTCAAGGAAGATGCCGCCTCGCTCGGCGAACGGCACGACGTGGCGGTGCGCCTCAACGTGGGGACACGCGCCGTCAGCGAAACCGACGGCACGCCTGCCGGTGCAGAGTCTGCCATCCATACGCTCCGTGTCTATGCTTTCGTGGGCGGTCGGCCTGCGGGTCATTACTTTACAAACAACGTGACAGACCTTCCGCACACGTTCTTCATGGATCTCACTTTCTATTCGACTACCACACAGCAGATGGACTTTTACGTCGTGGCAAACGAAGGGGCCATGCGGACTCAAGGTTCGGAGGCCCCCGCATCGTTGTCTGAGACAACATCGGAAAACCAGTTGAACGACTTCTGGTTCACTGAATTGCGGGACATAACAACCTACGGCCTGCCGATGTTCTGTAAACTGTCGGCAACACTCGACTTCACGAAAGTAAGCGATAAAACCCCGACTGATCCTAATCATGCCGGACATACCCTGATTGAGTCCGACATCAAGTTCGAGCTGCAACGCCCCATGGGGAAACTCGGCGTATTTGCCGCCAAGCCGCGAGGCGAGACCGGCGAGTTGCGGATAACGGGACTGACCATGCTGTCTTCCGGTACGCTTACACGCAACTACCTCATGCCGCAGAGCGATGAAACGCTGAAGAACATAACGAGCATCTCCGGGGATTTTCCCTTGAAAGTGATTGAGGATGCGGTAACTGCCGAGTTGGCTAACAACATCACCGACGAGCAGCGGAAGGATCCGAAAAACTATACCCCCGTGCTGAACGCACCTTACTATCCGTTTGAAAACCCGTGGGGCAGCAACACTTGGAACGTCCCGGGCGATGAGAAAGGCAACGTCCTTCAAATTGAATACGAGTACGACGGAGCTGCACGCACCGGGCTGGTTTACCTGCCCCCGATTGAGAGGAACCACTATTACACGGTATGCTGCCTGATGCACAACGACGGCAAAATAACCGTGGAATACACGGTGGCAGACTGGGAGGGCGAAACATACCCGATTGAATTTAACTATCCGAGTTACGACAATCCGATCGCACCGTGGGTGGGCTCTTCGCTTCCCGAAGGAGGTAAATATCCCCAACCGGAAGTTTATTATAATCCGGATAAGACTTCCGCGCTCGGAAGTTACTCGTTCAGCTTCAAGATGACAGCTCCCGCCGGACAGAAGTGGACTCCCACGCTGCTCGACAATCCCGGAAAATTCGAGGTATCGGTTTACCAGAACGAGACGGAGATTACAGATGCCGACATGTGGGTGGCTTCCCCGGAGGCTTATGAAATACGGGTCAGGGCATTGTCAGCCGAGAATGTAGGTGAAACCGTAAGTCTGGGTATCAGTTATAGGCCGAGTTGGCTTGGTGATGACGAAACCTCCATGCTGCTGATTAACGGGCTGACCGGCAACCTAAAATGGGAAGGCAGCACGCTTGCCGAGACGATTGTGATCCGACAAGTAGAAGTACCTCAAACTCAAAATTGA
- a CDS encoding DUF3868 domain-containing protein, giving the protein MRRLYIILLLILAGSPVMLHAENETSYLPSIGIRQGGVVKRDRSVELTMSVDLSKAKIRTQHTVALTPVLVSADGNREIAFPPIVIDGKTRHKVYLRAQRLESVELPPFHNDSSQVIIRHGGKNQQYDYAASVPYERWMLDGRVEIREEVHGCTNCGEGKAEQGLWSGILPTFIPDYRLDSIAPEPEPVKVRAETRTARLQFRQDSYKILPGFKDNRAELDTVSNSIELVKKNTDVKIIGIYITGYASPEGSMAHNMTLSENRAKALADYIRRHDGISPDMLHVDWKGEDWEGFIRTLGDFPNLLKRDEVYEVIERYPDERDFCELQLQKLVPPTIYLRLLTEIYPALRRNEYRIEYNVRNFNLEEARRMVDERPDLLSLSEMYKVAGSYGKGTPEYDKVMATAVRYFPTSPAALNENAVNAISREEYARAVELLEKSEVTAKSAGLLTTLGVAYAEAGLYDKAEDAFRRAAEAGSETARHNLEEVRQVIDQL; this is encoded by the coding sequence ATGAGACGCTTATATATCATACTATTGTTGATACTGGCAGGTAGCCCCGTGATGCTGCATGCCGAGAACGAAACCAGTTACCTGCCCTCGATCGGAATCCGTCAGGGAGGTGTCGTCAAGCGGGACCGCTCGGTCGAGCTGACGATGTCCGTGGATTTGAGCAAGGCCAAAATCCGCACGCAGCACACCGTGGCGCTGACGCCCGTGCTCGTGTCGGCGGACGGCAACCGGGAAATCGCCTTTCCCCCGATTGTCATCGACGGCAAGACCCGCCACAAGGTCTATTTGAGGGCGCAACGCCTCGAAAGCGTGGAACTCCCGCCTTTTCACAACGATTCATCACAGGTTATCATACGTCACGGCGGCAAGAACCAACAGTATGACTATGCGGCCTCCGTCCCCTACGAGCGATGGATGCTCGACGGACGGGTCGAGATCCGCGAGGAGGTACACGGCTGCACCAACTGCGGCGAGGGTAAGGCCGAGCAAGGTCTGTGGAGTGGCATACTGCCCACCTTTATCCCGGATTACCGTCTCGATTCCATAGCCCCGGAACCCGAACCGGTGAAGGTACGTGCCGAGACCCGTACCGCACGGTTGCAGTTCCGGCAGGACAGTTACAAGATACTGCCCGGGTTCAAGGATAACCGTGCCGAATTGGACACCGTTTCCAACTCCATCGAACTGGTAAAGAAGAATACCGATGTCAAGATTATCGGCATCTACATCACCGGTTACGCCTCTCCCGAGGGCAGCATGGCGCACAACATGACCCTTTCCGAGAACCGCGCCAAGGCACTGGCCGACTATATCCGTCGTCACGACGGCATATCGCCCGACATGCTCCACGTGGACTGGAAAGGTGAGGACTGGGAAGGCTTCATCCGTACGCTCGGCGACTTCCCGAACCTGCTCAAGCGCGACGAGGTATATGAGGTCATCGAACGCTATCCCGACGAACGGGACTTCTGCGAGTTACAGCTCCAGAAACTCGTACCGCCGACCATTTACCTCAGGCTGCTCACCGAGATATACCCCGCATTGCGCCGCAACGAGTACCGCATCGAGTATAACGTGCGCAACTTCAACCTCGAAGAGGCGCGCCGCATGGTCGATGAGCGTCCCGATCTCTTGAGCCTGTCGGAAATGTACAAGGTGGCCGGCTCCTACGGGAAAGGCACGCCCGAGTACGACAAGGTGATGGCCACCGCAGTACGCTATTTTCCGACATCGCCCGCCGCGCTCAACGAGAATGCCGTGAATGCCATCTCCCGTGAGGAGTACGCCAGGGCGGTGGAGCTGCTCGAAAAGTCGGAAGTCACCGCGAAATCTGCCGGGTTGCTGACTACGCTCGGCGTGGCATACGCCGAAGCGGGACTGTATGACAAGGCCGAAGACGCTTTCCGGCGTGCCGCGGAGGCCGGTTCCGAGACGGCCCGGCATAACCTCGAAGAGGTGCGGCAGGTCATTGACCAGTTATAG
- the fimD gene encoding fimbrial tip adhesin FimD, translating into MKQLLYHIVFCCLAAVGFTACDKYDTLHVTGVGGDGNSIILDLASASLPVSRATVQATGAEVTVSHLDVLIFEENGNKKWHERVSGSAGGSGKITLAAKRSDFVPNEAYWVYLIANSTAEVDVFDAEDFDLIQLRGMTQEDERIHVTGLDVTDAPKTFLMDGIAYPKGESEPETAAAIELNNGERADDTELQVTLRRAAAKIVVKISSGEHVTFDNNGPDATITTNPGYYLRNMPYSTSVLPSNNMDAETAKLRTPDLLGGNYFDWTPDLITVTAYAYAHTWVNASTLEKEVRLIVNIPMYNTPRDAAGKPTGKAQEYLPSSYYQIPVSKSKMLNRNTCYEVTVTVDAPGGSDPSEPVPLTGIVYSVYDWENKQVNVGGEDERPAYLTLNEYEIEMHNMDDDNTTLEFASSSAVTATIDRVYYIDKFGQEKDLEIINERQEPDVWGENTGSSYQPNWKNECTIRITPDKNITGKIDVYGTVPGNNAVRYIEFTVKNEEGIKRQVKVAQYPLTYITNVEGYYSYRDDFVSTASDGTRGVTTWERLAGKAINKGQQYSSAQVPYNNDNAWICGCSWSTSNNRWNYSKNGTGFFSSKVVVSVDDDGLSDIEYARWRETRSRYQPYTYTYNESTASVGLNNHRMYHVTITATSSEYTLGRPRITDGKTDPGADNAVLVSPSFMLASQLGAVVGISNENAQDELDAVADHCKQYVEVARDGTVYDDWRLPTREEINIIYKYQNASDVMDEVLAGDRYWSASGLVTKPGVSSPSDRAIRCIRDAYDKKTGK; encoded by the coding sequence ATGAAACAGCTATTATATCATATTGTTTTCTGTTGTCTGGCGGCAGTGGGTTTTACCGCCTGCGACAAGTATGACACACTGCATGTTACCGGGGTGGGAGGAGACGGAAACAGTATCATACTCGACCTCGCCTCCGCATCGCTGCCCGTGAGCCGCGCCACCGTCCAAGCCACAGGTGCGGAAGTGACAGTCAGCCATCTCGACGTGCTGATTTTTGAGGAGAACGGAAATAAAAAATGGCACGAACGGGTAAGTGGCAGTGCGGGCGGCAGCGGTAAAATCACCTTGGCGGCCAAGAGAAGCGATTTCGTCCCCAATGAGGCATACTGGGTATATCTGATAGCCAACAGCACGGCGGAGGTAGATGTGTTCGATGCCGAAGACTTCGATTTGATCCAACTCCGGGGAATGACGCAGGAAGACGAACGTATCCACGTGACCGGACTGGACGTTACCGATGCACCGAAGACATTCCTGATGGACGGCATAGCCTACCCGAAAGGGGAATCAGAACCTGAAACGGCTGCGGCCATCGAGCTGAACAACGGAGAAAGGGCTGACGATACGGAGTTGCAGGTGACACTGCGCCGTGCCGCAGCCAAGATTGTGGTTAAGATAAGCAGCGGCGAGCACGTGACATTTGATAATAACGGACCGGATGCCACTATCACTACTAATCCGGGATACTACCTGCGTAACATGCCATACTCCACCTCCGTGTTACCTTCCAACAATATGGATGCGGAAACTGCCAAGCTGAGAACCCCCGATTTACTCGGCGGCAATTATTTTGATTGGACTCCGGATTTGATTACCGTGACGGCGTATGCCTATGCGCATACGTGGGTAAATGCTTCTACACTGGAGAAGGAGGTGCGTCTCATCGTAAACATTCCGATGTACAATACCCCCCGTGATGCAGCAGGTAAACCTACCGGAAAAGCGCAGGAATACCTACCGAGCAGCTATTACCAGATTCCGGTCAGCAAGAGCAAGATGCTGAACCGTAACACCTGCTATGAAGTCACGGTGACGGTTGATGCCCCGGGAGGCAGCGACCCGTCGGAACCGGTTCCTTTGACAGGCATAGTCTATTCTGTGTACGATTGGGAGAATAAGCAGGTAAATGTCGGTGGCGAGGACGAGCGTCCGGCATATCTTACGCTGAACGAGTACGAGATAGAGATGCACAACATGGACGACGATAATACGACGCTGGAGTTTGCCTCTTCATCGGCTGTAACAGCCACTATTGACAGAGTCTATTATATCGACAAGTTCGGACAGGAGAAGGACTTGGAAATCATCAATGAAAGACAAGAACCGGACGTATGGGGCGAAAATACCGGTAGTAGCTATCAACCTAACTGGAAAAACGAATGTACAATCCGGATTACGCCGGATAAAAACATCACCGGCAAAATTGATGTCTATGGCACCGTACCCGGAAACAACGCCGTGAGATACATCGAGTTTACAGTTAAAAACGAGGAAGGCATCAAGCGTCAAGTGAAGGTGGCGCAGTATCCGCTGACCTATATCACGAATGTGGAAGGATATTATTCCTATCGCGATGATTTTGTGAGTACTGCTTCAGACGGAACCCGTGGTGTCACTACTTGGGAACGGTTGGCAGGAAAGGCAATAAACAAGGGACAACAATATAGTTCTGCACAAGTCCCTTATAACAATGATAATGCTTGGATATGCGGGTGTTCTTGGAGCACTTCGAATAATAGGTGGAATTACAGCAAGAACGGAACCGGATTCTTTAGTTCTAAAGTGGTGGTATCAGTTGATGATGACGGTTTATCCGATATCGAATATGCGCGTTGGAGAGAAACCCGAAGCAGATACCAACCTTATACATATACTTACAATGAATCAACCGCATCTGTTGGTCTGAATAATCACCGCATGTACCATGTGACCATTACGGCCACCTCAAGCGAATACACTTTGGGACGCCCCCGTATTACCGACGGCAAGACTGACCCCGGTGCAGACAATGCCGTATTGGTATCACCGTCATTCATGCTTGCCTCACAGTTGGGAGCTGTAGTTGGGATTTCAAATGAAAATGCTCAGGATGAACTTGATGCTGTTGCAGATCATTGCAAACAATATGTGGAGGTGGCTCGAGACGGAACGGTATATGATGACTGGCGCTTGCCTACAAGGGAGGAGATAAATATCATTTATAAATACCAGAATGCTTCAGATGTGATGGACGAGGTGCTTGCAGGTGACCGATATTGGAGCGCCTCCGGACTTGTAACAAAACCCGGAGTATCATCCCCCAGTGACCGGGCTATCCGCTGCATACGCGATGCCTACGATAAGAAAACCGGTAAATAG
- a CDS encoding FimB/Mfa2 family fimbrial subunit, which translates to MKLTNIVFCLTLLAGAATSCIREDLDDCLSTNKLLLSYKGDGTTEIFPDKICRVEMFVFDAENRCVNSSILPEEQVKGRTATLPPLADGDYRIVCLGNTHHTKVDGIATGDYDRMLFAAGDYFDEKQVAGNDSLYYASTSYTVLPYSAHKGEDQTKIIEFASSHYDLLVEVAGVPVTGNRAGSMPVLEICGVSPCTDFENRACGEATDYLLETEYEAGKALLTARTNIMRHKDHENVNVRLSAALDGETLAEVNLAKFLADNPVIDCSKHEVLIPIRFEFKSGEITVSVPEWYIEQVKPEF; encoded by the coding sequence ATGAAATTGACGAATATTGTTTTCTGCCTGACGTTGCTCGCCGGAGCCGCCACATCCTGCATCCGTGAGGATCTGGACGACTGCCTGAGCACGAACAAGTTGTTGCTCAGTTACAAGGGTGACGGCACCACGGAGATATTCCCCGACAAGATTTGCCGGGTGGAAATGTTCGTATTCGATGCAGAGAATCGATGCGTCAATTCGAGTATCTTACCAGAGGAACAAGTTAAGGGCCGCACGGCTACGCTTCCCCCGCTCGCTGACGGTGATTACCGGATTGTCTGCTTGGGGAACACCCACCACACGAAGGTCGATGGCATCGCTACGGGCGACTACGACCGGATGCTCTTTGCCGCCGGGGATTATTTCGACGAGAAACAGGTTGCCGGCAATGATTCGCTTTATTATGCCTCCACCTCCTATACCGTGCTGCCGTACAGCGCCCACAAGGGGGAGGACCAGACCAAAATCATAGAGTTCGCCAGCTCTCACTACGATCTGTTGGTGGAAGTGGCCGGAGTTCCCGTCACGGGAAACCGCGCAGGCTCGATGCCTGTGCTTGAGATATGCGGAGTCTCGCCCTGTACCGATTTCGAGAACCGGGCCTGCGGGGAAGCGACCGACTATTTGCTTGAAACCGAATACGAGGCCGGGAAAGCGTTGCTCACGGCCCGTACCAATATAATGCGTCACAAGGACCACGAGAACGTGAACGTCCGCCTGAGCGCCGCCCTTGATGGGGAGACGCTGGCCGAAGTCAACCTCGCCAAGTTCCTTGCCGACAATCCCGTTATCGACTGTTCCAAACACGAAGTGCTCATCCCGATACGCTTCGAGTTCAAGTCGGGAGAAATCACGGTAAGCGTACCCGAATGGTACATCGAACAAGTGAAACCTGAGTTTTAA